From the Neobacillus sp. PS3-34 genome, the window AAATGGATGAGTATGTGAAGGTTAGTAACAAAGCAACGAAAGCAGAAGGTTCTTCAATTTACTTAAAAGCTGGAGAAAAAATAAAACTCAAGGATCTGGTCTACGGTTTAATGTTAAGATCCGGCAATGACGCTGCCGTTGCTATTGCCGAATATGTGGGCGGGAGCGTGGATGGTTTTGCATTTTTAATGAACCTAAAGGCAAGGGAAATAGGAATGGAAAATACCCATTTTTCCAATCCACATGGACTGGATGACCATGAGAACCACTATTCGACAGCTTATGATATGGCCCTTCTTACCCGGTATGCCATGATGAATAAGGAGTTTAAAAAGATTTCATCGACCAAAATTCATCGGGCACCAAATCCTTCTGAACAATGGGACAGGGTTTGGAAAAATAAGAATAGGCTGCTAACTAAATATAAATATTGTACAGGGGGAAAAACAGGATATACCAAAAGAGCAAAAAGAACCCTTGTTACAACTGCTGCAAAGGGAGATATGAAACTGATTGCCGTTACACTGAATGGTCCTGATGACTGGAACGACCATATTTCAATGTATGAGGACGGCTTTAAGGAATTTGATATGGCAGAAGTCCTTTCGAAAGGAAAGATTGAGAATATCAAGGGTCCTTATAAAAAAGGAATGTTGTTCTTGAAAAATTCAATCGTTTATCCGGCAACTACGGAAGAGATGAAGTTATTTAAGGTAGAATATAAAATTGCAAAATCATTTAATCGCAGCAACGAAGGTAGCCGGGAGCCGGAGATTGTTGGAAAAGCTATTGTATATTTTGACGGAAAGCAGATCAAACAGACACCTGTCTATTATCAAGGCGGAATCAAG encodes:
- a CDS encoding D-alanyl-D-alanine carboxypeptidase family protein, whose translation is MVRIWKPGIIALIVSLFIANFPYTVDAAASVSAKSAILMEQKTGRVLYEKDAHKISRIASITKIMTAILAIESGKMDEYVKVSNKATKAEGSSIYLKAGEKIKLKDLVYGLMLRSGNDAAVAIAEYVGGSVDGFAFLMNLKAREIGMENTHFSNPHGLDDHENHYSTAYDMALLTRYAMMNKEFKKISSTKIHRAPNPSEQWDRVWKNKNRLLTKYKYCTGGKTGYTKRAKRTLVTTAAKGDMKLIAVTLNGPDDWNDHISMYEDGFKEFDMAEVLSKGKIENIKGPYKKGMLFLKNSIVYPATTEEMKLFKVEYKIAKSFNRSNEGSREPEIVGKAIVYFDGKQIKQTPVYYQGGIKGKKEKKEKSLRDYFSQIFLFFMGVKTNG